The following proteins are encoded in a genomic region of Xenopus laevis strain J_2021 chromosome 3L, Xenopus_laevis_v10.1, whole genome shotgun sequence:
- the LOC121401299 gene encoding vomeronasal type-2 receptor 26-like, protein MELWEQTFSCKWLDQEKFHALMANGTMKACTGEEKLESLMMELEHRVSLHVYTAVYAIAWALHNMLYCTHGYGALHAGTCATISSFYPWQLLHYVRNVNFKTKDGSHVFFDANGNPPAMYDIVNWRVSANSSLEKVTVGRFDVNSPDGTIFNVYGAEMIWINHTQLSSHLQLIFIDPNYYGILGVFICYKKTPIVRANNYFLSCLLLFSLFLCFLCSLGFIGYPQPEKCLLRQVAFGMTFTFCISCVLAKTITVVIAFNATKPGSRLKRWTGVKVSYCVLLVCTLIQTFLCVMWLILSPPFPEFETDKKPGAIIINCNEGSSIAFWCMLGYLGLLATISFIVAFLARRLPDSFNETKFITFSMLAFLSVWVSFIPAYLSARGMYTVAMEVFAIMSSSLAVVICIFLPKCFIVLFRPKLNSREHLMGKSRGKK, encoded by the exons ATGGAACTGTGGGAGCAAACTTTCTCTTGCAAGTGGCTAGATCAGGAGAAATTTCATGCCTTGATGGCCAATGGAACAATGAAAGCATGTACAGGAGAAGAAAAGCTGGAGAGTCTGATGATGGAATTAGAGCATAGAGTATCTCTACATGTTTACACTGCTGTTTATGCCATTGCCTGGGCATTACATAATATGCTTTATTGTACACATGGATATGGAGCATTACATGCTGGAACCTGTGCCACTATTTCCTCATTTTACCCATGGCAA CTTCTCCATTATGTTAGAAATGTAAACTTCAAGACCAAAGATGGGAGCCACGTATTCTTTGATGCCAATGGAAACCCTCCAGCTATGTATGACATTGTAAATTGGCGTGTGAGTGCCAATAGCTCACTGGAGAAGGTTACAGTTGGAAGGTTTGACGTTAACAGCCCTGATGGGACAATTTTCAATGTATATGGTGCTGAAATGATATGGATCAACCACACACAG CTTAGCAGTCATCTCCAGCTTATTTTCATTGACCCCAATTACTACGGTATATTGggagtttttatttgttataagaAAACACCAATAGTTCGAGCCAATAACTATTTCCTTAGTTGCCTTCTCCTGTTCTCCCTGTTCCTCTGTTTCCTTTGCTCTTTAGGTTTTATTGGTTACCCACAACCCGAAAAGTGCCTTCTGCGTCAGGTGGCATTTGGGATGACTTTCACCTTCTGCATCTCCTGTGTTTTGGCCAAAACCATCACTGttgtcattgcctttaatgcaaccAAACCAGGCAGCAGGTTAAAGAGGTGGACAGGGGTAAAAGTGTCCTACTGTGTCCTTTTGGTTTGTACGTTAATCCAAACCTTTTTGTGTGTAATGTGGCTGATCCTCTCTCCTCCATTCCCTGAATTCGAGACAGACAAAAAACCTGGAGCTATTATCATTAATTGTAATGAAGGATCTTCCATAGCTTTCTGGTGCATGCTGGGATATCTTGGACTTTTGGCGACCATCAGTTTCATTGTTGCCTTCCTGGCCAGACGTCTCCCTGACAGTTTTAATGAAACCAAATTTATCACATTCAGTATGTTggctttcctcagtgtctgggtGTCCTTTATCCCAGCCTATCTCAGTGCACGGGGCATGTATACTGTGGCAATGGAGGTCTTTGCCATTATGTCTTCCAGCTTGGCTGTGGTGATCTGTATATTCTTGCCAAAATGTTTCATTGTCTTGTTCAGGCCCAAACTCAACTCTCGAGAGCATCTCATGGGAAAAagcagaggtaaaaaataa